actccgccattgttgtgtaggCCTATGTTTGTttgcgcttgcctttaaaatcgacacatactgcgcatgtctacatacccaACACGTACTATGCACGCGCATGACGTCGCCATTTTCAAAGATTCTCATTttgggtgtttacatggaaacgaTAACAGTGGCGTTTTAAAAAACTTGCAcattgaaacctgttttcaaaaatatgcattttcagtccccaaaactgtgttgtcatgtaaacacactggcaaaatgcataaaaagtttccagtaTTTAGCTGAaaatgttgtcgtgtaaacaGCCCCTCAGTCTGTTTAAAGCGTGTGATGTTTATGTAATTTGATAatcaatgctgttttttgtaaaggTCATACAATGTAACATGCACAGAGGAAACAGCCAAGCCGGGCTTCCCAAAAACATGCTGCACCCTTCAAGACATCCCCCTCATCAGGTAGTCATGTGCATTTTCCCTTTATTTCAAGTCTGTGTTTATTTCCAGCGTGATCTAACAGTGTCTTTGTCTTCACTTTGATTCAGTAAATGTGGATCTTTCCCTCCCGAGAGCTGTCTGTTCAGTCTCATTGGTAATGTGGGAGCtttcatgggtaagactgcttgTTCTCATATTCCGCATATTCTACACCGGCAGTGACATATCAAATAACGGAGAACAAAAGCATGAATGGAAGCATTCAGCATTCAGAGTGGCAGAGGTGTCGCAAAAACAGATACCTGCATGAGACTTGCAGACATGCTCCTTATTGCGTCATCACAAATGGATGTTTCCCTGTGTTGCTTCATTATGTGTTGTGTTATGAGTGAGCTGATATGTTGTGATTGTGTGATTAGGGGTTTGATTGTCCTTGTCTTGTTGAAGGTTGGCTGTCATCTGACAGAAATCGGGGGTGTTATTACAAACTTTTATACACCACACTATAACCTTAAAAGAAATtttataaatggaaataaaaaccaTAAGATTTGTGtagaaaaaagtatttggacactaaaGACATGGTTAAAAAATGTGTGAATGCATTTGCATTACGGAACAAAATCTAAGTTAAATATGTACGTATATGTAGCTCAACCTTTGGGTTTGAACAttgcctttcaaaagtttgggatttttgaaagaatttttttttttttatcaaaatttcatatttttcattaaatgtacagtaaaaactaatgttttgaaatattacattttaaaattacttttctgtttaatatattttagaatttaatttattcctgtgctggtaaattctcatgatccttcagaagtcattgttattattgctgtcaaatgattaatcgtgattaatcgaatccaaaataaaagtttttgtttacattctatatgtatgtgtactgtgtatatttattatgtatatataaatacagacacatacagtaaatattttgaaaatatttacatgtgtatatacatttatatatttatattcttatattttatattatatataaatatatttaatatataaacataacatatttttcttaaatgtatacatgcatgtgtttgtaattatatatacataataaatttacaCAGCATagacgcatatattatgtaaacaaaaacttttattttggatgtgattaatcgtgattaatcatttgacagcactaattgtaATGTGttggtttggtgctcaagaagcatttcttttcattatcaatgttgaaaacagatttgctgtttaatattatgtataaaccatttttttgGATTCTTAGATGAAAagaatgttcaaaataacagcatatctTTGAAATCTAATGTTTTGTAGCATTAAAagtttttagtttcacttttgatgagtttaattatttttgaatacTATTTGATGTATTTGGATACTTTCAAACTAAAGTGGATCATGAGAAAAATTCTAGCATCAGCTTTTAGTAGATGCTacttgattttatattttgttatctaatgaaATGAAATCCTTAGTGTTCAAATGTTATACACTATggaacaaaaatgaacagaaacaaaacaaaaaggaactTTGTAACCACAAGTTGCATGCTTGTGAAATAGTCTGGATGCTTTACTTAgtgttcctgttttgtttttatgtgtagtGGTGTTGGTGTGTCTGCTACGGTATGCTCAGATCATCGAGCACAGGAACCACTGCTGGCTCAACACCAGTGGACTTGTGTCTGGATGCACCAATGCTGTGGGACTGGTCATGGTGGGCAACTTCCAGGTCAGTCACACAATTCTGCCTAAGCACAGTTCCATGTATGATTATCATCTGATAAACACATCTCATAGTAGCTCATAGTGGACTGCCCCACTCACCATTCACATCACTGAAACCAAAAATGGTAACAAGCATTTGGGCATCTGTTAGTGCTCCGTGAGGAGATATTAAGGGCTGACGCTTCACCCTTAGTCTTTTCACCGGCCATAAATTCATTGCATCAGACTGATGCGTTGATCAACATCAGAGTGTTTCAGAAAGGCTGATGTTCTCAAAGTGATTAGTATTGATCCATTCATGCAGCCATCTCATTCTTCAGAATGGATTTTAGAGGGCATTTTACTCCCTCAACCTTAATAGCAGTTCCATCCATATGCTGAGTGTGCAAAAGGCAAGTTTCTTGTTGTAAGAAGACAAAGTTTGCAGTGTTTTTCAGTCCACTTTTTCTAGGTTAGATGTCACAAGTCAAGATGTCATCATGTTTCAAAAgtccttgttttgttttgttttttcaatgctTCGATTTATTATTTCTTGAATAGCACTCTACTGCTTTTTGACTAGGTGGACCACGCTAAAACACTTCACTATGTAGGTGCGGGCGCCGCCTTCCCAGCAGGCATTCTGTTCGTGTGTTTGCAGTGTTTGCTGACCTACCGGGTGGCTGTCACAGCTCTGGACTACTGGATGGCTCATCTGCGTGTGGCACTGGCTACTGGTGCTCTCATCACACTGGTGCTCAGTATCCTTCCTTGTTGAGTATGACTGGAAACAATGAAtaagtgtgtttataatttttcttGATATGGATTGCTTATTTGTCTATAATTTCACCTATGTGCAATTGTAAGGTAAtgttcactcaaaatgaaaacaactttatcctcatgtcattcaaaactgaATGGAAGCTAATGCAACCAAAACTGTTTGGGTATCAGTATCTTCTTTTCTAttccaatgaagaaagaaagaatagtttggaacaacataaagttgagtaaatgatgatagaattttcgtttttggtgaactgttccatTAAgattcaaaaaggacacaaatgcatatatatgtttaatatgtaatattaaatagcTTTGTTTGAGGAACATACCAATATGAATTGACACTGATGATACGTTTACATCTGTGACCTTATcattgagtcagtgagttgaactcaagAACCAGGTCAGTCGAATTAAgagtttagttttattaaatgGATCGGCAGATTAATTGAAAATAtccaaacaaaagaacaaaatctgATAATCCATCGCCCTTGGATGTACGTCACAATAAGGAAGCCAAGATCTGTTACAACTTTAAATTCATGCTATCgtatggtttcagaagacttaCGGTATATGCACGGTTTGCATGGGGTGGTTTTATGATACTCTTAGTGTATATGCAAGCTACTCATTCAACattattgcatggaaaagagcaacgtTATTTAAAAATACACCTTTTATATTCTTCATTTAAGTTCTACAGGATTTAACgacatgaggataagtaaatgatgacagaattgccATTTTTGATGAACTATCCAAGCATGACAAAATCAGTGCAAGGTAAGGCGTAGCACTGAGCTTTTATCTGTTTCTCTTCCTGCTGAGTTTCTGGTCACGATCATGAAGCCCCTGACTCATATACAATAGTGGAGGTATAATCTAATTGCTTTGGTGTTAATGTTGTTGAGGAGATGGATGAGCCCTGCTGGAGTCTCCCGGCCTTCCTGCTTTATCGCTGCTGTGTTCATCaatgatttatgaatatttttttccccaaccgGAGGAAAAGGGGATGGCTAGCTAAAGGGTTGCTGGGTGATGTAACTATGAGATAAGCTAATTAACCAGTATCTCCATATAAATAATCCATGGCTTTAagtaagttaaagggatagttctgtcatcattaactcaccctcaagttgttccaaaccttggTAATCAAGTCCTTATTAGGAGCTTCATAGCTCTCATAACTATTGGTGGAAGTACACGTTTTTTGGCGTGTTTGCACCCTGGGACGTGGGAATGATGTTAGATATAGGTAcaaattttggggtgaataaattagctcctacttcagaCTAACCCAGGAGGAGTTACAATGTAGCATAAGTGTATACGGATTAACTGAATTCATGCCATACTGGCACATGCTGACACCGGCTATTTTTAAAGAGCTGTGTTCTGCTCACTGATCCACTccacttttaaaaacacacttgcgaacttccctaagcacttccccTTGGGGGAATCCCTGCTGCTATTTTGAAGTGTGTTTCACTTTGGGAAATGGACAAgggaagtttatatggacagaTGGACCCTCCACCCCTCGATTTTGACTGAGGGAGCGAGTGTGCTTTATTCAGGCCACTctatagaccacaatgcaacacgattATGACGTCATCGCAGATTGCGCTTAATTAATCCCCAACCCAAACAAC
The sequence above is drawn from the Cyprinus carpio isolate SPL01 chromosome B5, ASM1834038v1, whole genome shotgun sequence genome and encodes:
- the LOC109065578 gene encoding transmembrane protein 150A-like, whose protein sequence is MTAWIILPVSLAAFSITGIWIVYAMAVMNHHVCPVENWSYNVTCTEETAKPGFPKTCCTLQDIPLISKCGSFPPESCLFSLIGNVGAFMVVLVCLLRYAQIIEHRNHCWLNTSGLVSGCTNAVGLVMVGNFQVDHAKTLHYVGAGAAFPAGILFVCLQCLLTYRVAVTALDYWMAHLRVALATGALITLVLSGIFFIHESFVLQHAAAICEWVFTVVILVFYGTFTYEFGTVTTETMLAGLQLNLLHGPGIMIGDDVQADTLVGATTKGLKSPGGSSTSTHLNCTPENIAML